From Candidatus Eisenbacteria bacterium:
CTATCTCTTCCAGTTTTCTGAACCGCTTTCCCGTTTTCATATTCTGTCCGCCTGAGTTATTCCTCGACCTCTATGCCCATGCTTCTCGCAGTCCCCTTTATCATGTTTGCTGCCTTCCCGATATCGTTCGCGTTCAAGTCAACTTTCTTCAGCTCGGCAATCTCCTTCACCTGGGCCATCGTGACTTTGCCCACTTTGGTTTTGTTCGGTTCGCCGGATGCCTTTGCAATCCCGGCCGCCCTCTTCAGGAGAACCGAAGCAGGAGGAGTCTTCGTGACAAACGTGAACGATTTGTCCTGATAGATTGTGATCACAACGGGGATTATGAGTCCCGGCTGGTTCGCAGTCCTTGCATTGAATGCCTTGCAGAACTCCATTATGTTTATTCCGTACTGCCCCAGCGCCGGCCCTACAGGTGGAGCAGGAGTCGCATTCCCGGCAGGGACTTGAAATTTCACCGTTGCCGTTACAGTCTTAGCCATGACGTCACCTCAGATCGGTTTCACCTGGAGGAAGTCGAGCTCAACGGGCGTCCCACGCCCGAAAATACTCACCATGACTTTGAGCTTTCCCCTCTCGGCATTTATCTCATCAACGACGCCCGTGAAATTCGAAAACGGACCGTCAACGACTCTTACGTGCTCACCGAGCTTGAAAGGCACCTCTGCGGTGGCCTTCGAAGAATCCATCTGTCCCAGAACTCTTTTCACATCGGGTTCCCGGAGTTCAGAAGGTCTGGTCCCGGTGGA
This genomic window contains:
- the rplK gene encoding 50S ribosomal protein L11 — translated: MAKTVTATVKFQVPAGNATPAPPVGPALGQYGINIMEFCKAFNARTANQPGLIIPVVITIYQDKSFTFVTKTPPASVLLKRAAGIAKASGEPNKTKVGKVTMAQVKEIAELKKVDLNANDIGKAANMIKGTARSMGIEVEE